A single region of the Mercenaria mercenaria strain notata chromosome 6, MADL_Memer_1, whole genome shotgun sequence genome encodes:
- the LOC123550701 gene encoding E3 ubiquitin-protein ligase TRAF7-like isoform X3, whose amino-acid sequence MSQHQEPPVVFAQEPSQHFKCPSCHKLYIDPVINIGCGHTFCKKCSQNISSCPVDGNPCDPNQMVVNRLVVGQIDDLLIYCKYGLIKEEDAYVPDPTGCQQKIHLGSRSSHEDSCDFMPVTCSNRNCSASLRKRELEEHKKVCVYLTCVHEDKGCEFQGQQEEVSEHEKICGYRGLQSLCKQSAGTEQKTLQLEESNKDLQKQITTLNMRVGQLEETNTSLHGQLTECLSTMKDMQQKYDGLVSTMEQLTSVRNRRSFGSPGNTAEPRSRSSSHNLYHQAISSFRKSLSGSPPTTSKYERWNMPFQFKCIGTLRGHQNVVWCMATKNKKLFTAGADCSIKVWDLENLQRGCIKTIQGHSNSIQSMCIGGNFLYTGGHDNAIYCWSLDDYNLVTKVENAHDNIICAMAVIGDFLFTSSFSLIKVWESKSLVQKHTIPGLHHWVRALALNPERDKLYSGSHNTIDIWSVTEPFGLKGKVDHQFGSIYSLAITSKYIIAGTYNRNIHVFNATSYEYMNALKGHIGVILNLVASGCEGFCFSCSSDRTIKIWNLENMLPIQTLQRHEGSVNTLVVHGDFLFSGSEDKEIKVFMYFQMQMGFSVNT is encoded by the exons ATGTCGCAACATCAAGAACCTCCAGTTGTGTTTGCCCAGGAACCTAGTCAACATTTCAAATGTCCATCCTGTCACAAGTTGTATATTGATCCAGTTATCAACATAGGATGTggtcatacattttgtaaaaaatgctcCCAAAACATCTCTTCCTGCCCAGTCGACGGAAACCCATGTGATCCAAATCAGATGGTCGTGAATAG ACTTGTTGTTGGCCAGATAGATGATTTATTGATCTACTGCAAGTATGGATTGATAAAGGAGGAGGATGCTTATGTACCCGATCCAACTGGCTGTCAGCAGAAAATTCATCTAg GTTCAAGGTCAAGTCATGAAGATAGCTGTGATTTTATGCCAGTGACCTGCTCTAACAGGAACTGTAGTGCCTCACTGAGGAAAAGGGAACTAGAAGAACATAAGAAAGTATGTGTGTACCTGACATGTGTTCATGAAGACAAGG GTTGTGAGTTCCAAGGTCAACAAGAGGAAGTGAGTGAACATGAGAAAATCTGTGGGTACCGGGGTCTACAGAGCCTTTGTAAACAGTCTGCTGGTACAGAACAAAAG ACTCTTCAGCTTGAGGAGAGTAACAAAGACCTACAGAAACAGATTACTACATTGAACATGCGTGTTGGTCAGTTAGAGGAGACAAATACCTCTCTACATGGTCAACTTACAGAATGTCTTAG CACAATGAAGGATATGCAGCAGAAGTATGATGGGCTTGTGTCTACAATGGAACAGTTGACGTCTGTGAGAAACAGGAGGTCATTCGGTTCTCCTGGTAATACTGCCgaaccaaggtcaaggtcatcatcACATA ACTTGTACCATCAAGCCATTA GTTCATTTAGGAAGTCTTTGTCAGGGAGTCCGCCAACAACCTCAAAATACGAGAGATGGAACATGCCGTTCCAGTTCAAATGTATTGGAACACTAAG agGGCACCAGAATGTTGTTTGGTGCATGGCAACCAAAAACAAGAAGCTTTTCACTGCTGGGGCAGACTGTTCTATAAAGGTTTGGGACCTTGAAAATTTACAGAGAGGATGTATCAAAACTATACAGGGACATTCAAATTCT ATACAAAGTATGTGTATAGGTGGGAATTTTCTGTACACAGGTGGGCATGACAATGCAATATACTGCTGGAGCTTAGATGATTATAACCTTGTCACCAAAGTTGAA AACGCTCATGACAACATTATATGTGCTATGGCTGTGATAGGAGATTTTTTGTTTACCTCTTCATTCTCACTGATCAAG GTATGGGAGTCAAAATCATTGGTACAGAAGCACACAATTCCTGGTCTACATCACTGGGTTAGAGCTCTGGCATTGAATCCTGAAAGG gacAAGTTGTACAGTGGTTCGCACAACACTATAGATATTTGGAGTGTGACAGAACCATTTGGTTTGAAGGGTAAAGTTGACCACCAGTTTGGATCCATTTATTCGCTTGCCAttacatcaaaatatataatagcaG GTACATAcaacagaaatatacatgtattcaatgcAACATCAtatgagtacatgaatgcactcAAAGGTCACATAGGGGTCATTCTAAATTTAGTAGCTTCAGGATGTGAGGGGTTCTGCTTTTCATGCTCCTCGGACAGAACAATCAAG